In Oreochromis aureus strain Israel breed Guangdong linkage group 17, ZZ_aureus, whole genome shotgun sequence, the genomic stretch ACTTATACTGTACAGTATAAATTACATTGTAGCTATTACTTGTTTTAGTAATTTTTCTAATATGTAATATTATCTGCAAAACTTGATAATCTCAGTGACTTTAAAATGTCCCtgtctttttctccctctcctaGATTCTTTACCAGATCCATTACCTGATGAGAGCACACTGCAGTCCCTCCACCGTCCCTCAGAGCTCAGTTCGATTCCAGTGTCGCTCCGGTTTCTGGGCTACAAATGTAGACCTCGGTAAGGCTGTCAACTGCTCACATGTATAAGCAGCAATGTGTACTCATGGTAGCAAGAACAAAAGCTAGCTTCCTGCAGAACAGCACATTTGAAAGGATCATGTGAGCACTAAAAATGCCCGATCTCCACACTTTATAACATGAGCCAAAGACCTTACAGTAGAATGGTTATGACTGGGTTGTTCTCTGGTCAAGCATTTGATAACAGAAATGACTCCAAATTTTGTGTGTACCTTTGCTCATTAGTGTTATTTATTCAACAAATTTACTGAtgctttttttgtatgttttgaaAAGTTTAAATTCAATTATGCTTATCAGTGCTGAGAATGATTGTTATAAATTTTATGCATTTACTtacatgaaagtaacaaaaaacagctgtggtctataatagtttaaaaaatgttggtCAGAGAACCTTCGTCtcacatttattttcatatttcatatttgatgaTGATGACCATGAATGAATGGTCCTAATTCTTGATAATCATTGGACTCCCTTTCTTTAAAAACCAGATAACGTGCCAAATAAATTAAGATAGTCAGTTATAGTATGTCGTATTTAATTACTGTCAGCTGCCTGACAACAACAGAGCAACTGGTGTACAGATTCAGCCTTTTGGGATTTGCTtaactggatgattgagcatgcatcaagacaactagttaaaaaaataaatgtggagACGTGgctgtaaatatattttataaaagtCTCTGCACAGCTTAAGCATGAgaggacaaaaacacaaatgtaaTAACTGCAACCCCCACACCCAAAACTGGAGAATTTTTAGGTTGGGTACATGTTGCATAAGATTAACATTGTTGTATTGAGCCATTTGTTATCTTGCTGATGCATGAACCTACatcagttgtggtcagaagttaaCATTGACTCACTATGGGTTTTGGTTttgatgatttctttgaactgttctttttgcAGGGTGCGATGATTTGCACAGCATTCATCTTTAATGatttagggaaaaaaagaattgggcgcacaagtttgaatttattctgGAGTTTCTCTAATCTACACTGGGTCAAAAGCATAGATACAGACTTAAATACATATAAACACCCCCCACTAAcatttggttaaatgtcccttAAGAGGTTGCACCTAAACCAGAAGCTTGAACAAATTTCTGGCATAATTCTGGCTGGATATTTGACAACTTTGGAATGGattgtttgggatcattgtcctgttggagcACCCAGCTATTTCAAACGCTTAGCTGATGATCAGAGTTGAAGTTGATGAATTTGTAGGAAAGTCCTACTCCTTTGTTATTCTACCCAATCTGTACAATGAACAAGTACCACtgacagcaaaacagccccagagcatCATGCTGCAACCACCATGCTTTGTTATGCAGTGCTGCAGTGTTCTTTGTTATGAAAGCCTTATCTTTACTAGTCCAAATATACACCTTGTTTTTGAGGCCAATTAGATAAAACTTTGTCTCGCCTGACCATAAAACGTCTCTCCAGAAAGCGTCTAAGTTGTCCACATGGACAGCTGCAAGTTTCAGTTGAGCCTGAAGGTGTCGATTTTGAAGCAGAGGCTTCTTTCTTGGTCATCAGTCCATGGCAATGTTAAACTCAtttcactgtggacagtgatgCTTGTattccagcagtttccagtttaTGACAGTCCTAAGCTTTGGTGGGTCATAATGACcatatgtaaacttctgaccactactgtaactcccacacccactttctcACAGGAATGTGactgattaaatattttttaaactacAACTTTTCAGTTTATCTGACCATCAGCACATAAGAGCTGCCTCAGTCACTCCATGATCCAATCAGAGAAATGGTGACATTAGTCTGAACTGATGTTCAGGCTATTttggacttctttttttttttttgggtagGTCAAGGTTGCCTAATGTCAGTGTTGTCATATTGAGTCATTTGGTATCCTACTGATTAACATGCAACTCTAGTTCTGCGTCTTCAGTTAATGTAGTAGTTTGTGTTTTTCGGGGCAGGTTCCCTGGTAGTAGAAAGAGGCCCCAGTAGGCCACCGATCACCAACCACCAGACAGGTCCCAGAGCAGAAGCACCCACTGGAGCTCTTTCACTCTCAACTCAGCAGCGACAGAGCACACTCGCTCAGCTCCAGATGCAGGTAAAGAGATCTTTCAAGCTGTCCTTGGCTACCTAAGAATGAAATGTAGTCGTAGATATTCTCAAATATTGTGAACTTTTCTACATACTGTAGGTTAACATTTAAGCCTCTTAATCTTGCCGACTACTCCTCTGATCAAGGTTGACAAGCTTTCCCAACAGCACCCCAGGGGGCCCCCTCCTAACCCGTGGTCCTGGCACCAAAATGTCAGGCTACCAGGACCGCCTGGCCCCCCACCACCAACCAGACCTATCCATGGAGGTTCCTCCCCCTCTCAAGGTGTCCCCAACATGGTACAGCAAGGACGCAGGTATGGAAGTTCCCACCCCAACCCTCGAAGCCCCACATCATCTCTGCTTAACAACATGAGCTTCCCAGCTGCTCAGGTACGTCAGGTTCCGAGGTTTTGTTGAATTTAAGTacatcagtgtttgtttttcctttacttAATGAAACAGTGGGACAAATtgatgccttttttttctttctttctttctttctttctttctttctttctttctttctttctttctttctttctttctttctttctttctttctttctttctttctgtctttctttctttctttctttctttttttaatctaaagtGTTCTTTGAACTTGTCTTTTTTACATATAGTCTTTGAGAGATCTGATCCATACCTCCAGCTTCCCCCCTAAACCTACAGATGGGTCACAGGGTGCTTCCCGCTTTCCACAGCCTCTCACGTCTGGAGCAACTACACAAATGTCACTGCACCAGGTTTGTAGGATTCTTATAAAGATTTTAAGCCTGGCACAACATGAGTCCAGAGAGTGAAGGCATTCGCTGATAACTGAACTTGGTTTGGTGTTGTTTCCTCTAGAGATGTCTGCCAGAGTCATCTTTCCTCAAGAGGAGTGAACCTGGTGGATCGGTCCCCTCCATCACTGTCTCTGTACCCAAACCCAACTTCCCTCCTATTCTAGCTTCAGCAACTGCTGACAAAACAACCATGCTTAACCACATGGCAGGTCATTATCTGTACATTGATCTTTTCATTTACAAAAAATGGCTTTTAAGGTCTGAAGTTGAATTAAAAGCTCCATTTTGAGATTgattttcaaatttaaaaaaaaaattgcctccTTTTAAAGGTCGAGGGAGGCAGAATTCCCCCATGGCAAAACCATCATCTTCAGACAGAAGCATGGGGTAAGAAGTGAGCAGAGTATCTGTCACAGTGCTACTTAATCCTGTAGTTTATTATTGTGATCATGGATTAACCGTGAAATGTAtagcagccttttttttttttctttaaaaaaaaaaaaaatcaattctgTGGCAATCTGTATTGAAGGACGACTTCTTGGAAGCAGACTGCCGAGCCACCATCAGCTCCTGCATCAAAGCGACGAAGGAGAACATCTCCGGGTCCTGTTATTGTCATAAAGGACGAACCTGAGGACGACGACGAAGTCCGTTTCGTAAGAGTCGCATTTATAAACTTAGAATATTTACAGATTTGCCATTTTGATCTAATTTTGATCCAAATGTATCATTCTTAAAACTTATTCAAAATTGATCTTTGACATATTACCACCCCATTTTCAAAAAAGGTGGTTATTCTTTTTGAAATATAAACCGCCTGTGGATAAGAGACAAAGCTGAGAATCAACACCGAATGCTTGTTACTACACAGTATTATAAATATGCAAATCTGTGGTGAAAATCACTGCATGTGATTGACAGCTCACTGAAAACTATTGTCGGCATCCAAACAATGTAAATGATAAGTTGCATGGAAAGAAAATataagtaaataataataataaataatatagcAGTCAGGCTATAATACATCAAGCCTAACTGCTCAACACTGCTTTTACCTTTTGAAGTTTAGGCTCTGGCTGCCGGGCTGGGTTCCACATATACTCAGATTTAACATAGCTTTCTGTTAGCATGCCATTTGTGGAGCTGCTTGTAGAGACTGAGTTTTGTTAGCAGTATTAAAGAGTTGTATCTGTTCTGCATGCAGCTTGCATTTCACCTTTCatacagtaaaaagaaaagtaatgcCCATATCCCCGTTCCTCAAAAGCTGCACTTCATCTGACTTTAGTGTGAATGGGCAGGAAGGAAAAAGCTTTTTATCTGCCCAGAGTGCAGATAACTGGAGAACCTTTTGAAATGACAGTAAGAAAATAATTGTAAATTGAGCATAATTACTGAATCTAATAAATGATTGCATTCAAGTGATTACAGTAACATGTTAATTTGGTATCTGCAACACTGAACTCAAATGAGCAGTAACCTCGATCTCCTTGATGCCAGCCTTCAAATTCCAGCTTATTCTGACAAAACTGATATACAGTTGCGTTTTAGCTGCCAGTTTAAGCACACATCGCTGCTTGGAAAGCTGTCATGTTTTGAAAGATCAAGAATTAAAATTCTTTTCCAGAAGTCTTCTGTCCTGAATAGAGAAAGCATTCAGCTCACCATTAGATAAAAGTTCAAAATCCAGAATGTGTGACAGTATAGAGAAGCATTAATGCTCAGACATGTGAATGAACCAATAATACTGAATGATGAATTATAGATTTTTGGAGCACATATTGGGTCATCCAGACAgtggggtttttatttttttcggACTTTATAATTTTAGCAAGACAATTTCAAAATGCATTGTGCTCATATTACAACAGCATAGCTCCAAAGTAAAAGTTGGTGGCGCTAAACTGGCCTATCAGCAGTCCAGACCTATCATCCATTGGAAAACCTTTGGCAAAAATGGCCTGAACCTGCTGAGCATCTATCAAATAACTATGAGAGAACATTACTGCTCTCAAAAACACAGCTGGTGGTCTCACTTCCCAAACACAAAGGAGCAGTGATGcagtattagtagtagtagtggtgattttggcagcatgttgcttgcatcaaatttaaaatgtattcatttttaacCCTTATCTGTAAAAGACTGATGGGGTATTGTgagcatccaagtctgtgaatACCAGAACTTGAGAAAAAGGCGACATAGGATTGGTGCATCTGTTAGGAGGCTGAGGGATACCACTGGCTGCTGCCATTATTTTACATTAGTTCAGCCTCAAAATCATTGCTCTGTTTTCACTCTCTCTCACCTACAGGTGCAGTCCAGCGTCGGCTCTAGCCTGCCAGATAGCAGCACTGGAGCACAGTCTAAGCCCCGGCAGCAGCAGAAGGGCTCCCCACCAGCACCACCCCCTGGATCAGACTCCAAAGACAGGCGTCCTCAGCCCCAATCGCAGCCAGAGTCTGAAAAGAGAGCCGAGCCAGAAGAAGATCCTAATGAGGACTGGTGCGCCGTCTGTCAGAACGGAGGAGAACTGCTCTGCTGCGACAAGTGTCCCAAAGTTTTTCATCTGGCCTGTCACATTCCCACTCTGAATGAATCCCCCAGGTGAGAGATGCCTTTTTGGGATCATGCATAGACACACATGAATAAACAAGAGGTGGACAAGGGTGCATGAGGAGGAGCGTTTTTCATCCCTAAAACGTCTGTTAGACTATTTCAGCTGGTCTGAACATTGTGTAGTTGAAATGGTTATTGCCTGTAATAGTTGTTGTGTATAAAGCATATTGGATCAtaataaaatacagatttttaaaccattctgaaattaaaaaaatgtctgtaccttccatcttttcttttatttcagaaTATATGTAGAAATTGGTCTTAAATCCCTTCTCTGTTTGGCGTTGATGAAGTCTGAAATCTCTCTGTTAAGCGCCTGGTTATTATTCTTGCCCATAGTTAGCTTGTTAGTCTGTGCAGGCTGCTCTATGCAGTTAAAGTGTTAATCTTATTCAGCAGCAGGTGGCCAATCATTGTGCGTTTCCTAACTGCTTTTCTTCACCGTACGTCTTTCCTCAGTGGCGAGTGGTTCTGTTCATTCTGCCGAGACCTCGTCTCTCCCGAGATGGAGTACGACTGTGACAGCAAGGATGCCCCGATCTCTGAAAAGTTTCCACCTGTTGATAGAAGGGTATGCTAATCAAGCTGCCATTTGCATTTCTGTCCACGAATTAGTTTCAGTCCTTCAGCCTGCACGTTCTGTTTTACAACTGAAAAGATTTAAGTATGAGTTTCTAGTGTATTTTATCAtagtttcctttctttttagtACATGCTGGAAAAACTAAAGGTCTGACTTGCCATGAAAAACATGTGTCTTacaacagcggtccccaaccttttttgcgccacggaccggtttatgtccgacagtattttcacggaccggcctttaaggtgtcgcggataaataaaatgaaataaaaccactactggtaccaaaaaaacagaaaataaattcatagcacacaggaaaagacccagggaaatggagttaacgataaaaacgatttaaaaaataacgataaaaaccctgaaaaccataaatttcacacccgagcctaaACTCTCTCGGCCCactaccaaacgactcacagaccggTACCAGTCCATGGCCCGGGGATGGGGAGCGGTCTCTTACAACTATAATTTGGTTATTTAACAGCAGGAGGTCAGGTTGGATTTAAAAAGAGCATCAAAAAAGTCTGAGCCTGTTAAAAGTCCCATTGGGGATAGATTTCCTGCTCTGTGGGGGGAAAATGGTTAAAAGACTTCAGAATAGCATTTCATAATGTTCTCATGTccctgaagcatcaagaggatGGGTGGATTTGTTAATGTAAAATAACGAAGAATTTACGGATGTGTCATCTATTGTAAATATTAAGAGATTGAGTGATTCTTGGCAAATATCTGTAAGTAAGAGAGAAGAAATGCTGAAAAATCCTTGAGTGAAAATCACTGAATGGGCTCCCAAAAACGACTGTGAGTGAACTCCACTGTGAACAGCAACAATGTCCCTTCTGAACCCAAAGTTATGTAAGATCTGTCCTCTGGTCTCTATCATTTAAAATCAATGAAAGTGCATTCTCTGGGCTAAAGAGGAGAGGGGACAGGCGAGCGCACTGTTCGTGCAGCAGCTAGTATCTGCAATGGTATTGTGGTATATTAGTGCTAATGGCTCAGGTTAAAATCACAGACGTGAAAGCTGAACAACTTTATCAGGCAAACATCTCCAAACACAGTTAACCTAAATGGGTATCACTGTCAACATTGCCTACTTTATTCataaaacactttggtcagtgctacctgttttttaaagtgtgaacataaaataaaaaatataaatacgaAGAATAGTAAACGATATAGAACATCTACatcagaaaaacaataaaatccaaataaaaatgtgaagaaagGCTTTATAGCAGGAATATGGAACAGTGTTAAAGAAGAAGCAATGCAACTAAGTGACAAACAAGCTTTATTTAAACTGTGATgtgatgaagatttttttttttttttaaatcagaatttgatgtgttgtctTTGTACTTACAAATTTTCACCGTTTTGTTTTCTAAACTTTAcacaaagtttttaaaaaaaaatttttttctaGAAATGTGAGAGGCTGCTGCTTCGTCTTTTCTGTAACGACTTCAGCACCGACTTCCAGCAGCCGGCTTCTCCTTCGGTGAGATGCATTCAATGTTCAGTCAAAACTTCTGTAGAGCGCTCTTTAGTTGAATGCTTATTGTGCAGATATGTTATTTTACTGTGCAATTATTTCAAGTAAAATGaggcaaagaaagaaaatgtgtattGATTTTCATTTACTATAATAACTGGGTTTTTATTCCCACTTTTGGCAATGTGTGTGTTACTTTTTTCttgtgtactttttaattttactcATTCCACGCTCAGTAACTTTATATAAATCCTGTTTTAACTATCTTTTCATATGAAAGTGATTCATAACTTTTGAGAGAGTTTCACACAACACTTGGATTAGGTGCTTAACTTTTATTGTTCTTCTTCTAAACGTAGGAGACGAGACGGTACAAAGAACTTATAAAGACCCCGATGGATTTGTCAATAGTAAAGAGGAAGCTGGAGTCAAAGTCAAAAGACGGTGAAAGTTATGTCAGTCCTGAGAGCTTTGTTGCAGATGTCAGGCTCATATTTTTCAACTGTGCCAAGTATTACAAGGTTggtctgatttttatttattttttttaatgccagtCATGCTTTATTTAATTGATATTTCCTTTATTTTGCTTTAACTGAAATTTTGCTTtttaccagccaacctcagaggTTGGCAGTGCGGGTTTGTACCTGGAGGACTATTTCGAGGAGCAGCTGAAGTTCATCTACCCGGACAGGGTCTTCCCCGGTGGGAGGGAAGAACAGATGATCCCCCCTTTAGAGGACGAGATAGACGAGGAAGAGGAGATGATGGAGGACGGTGCGGCTGCCGTTAAAGATAAGCCACAGAGCCCCGCAGGAAAAGGGATCCCCCCAGTAGAGGAAGACACAGCTCCTCTAGAAGACAGAACAACACCAGCAGCAAAGGAAAAGTCAGAAGCTGAAACGAGTGAGAAGAAGACGGGCAAAGCGGTAGCTGCCACAGAGGGAGGCGCACCTCCTGCAGACGAAGTAAAGCAGGAAaatgttgctgctgtaaaaCGGGCGGAAAACTCTCCAGCAACTCCGAGCGATACGAAAGACGGAGTAGCTTCCAGCTCCACAAAAGAGGTGAAACCTCGGATTACTACGGACACAACAACAGAGCCACCTGAAGCTCCGCAGGAGAAGTCTGCTTCTGCGGACACAGTCAAGGAGAAGCGATAGATGGATGTACAGCAGATAGGAAGAGGAACTGTTGATGAAGATGATGGATGAGTCCAGTCTTCCATTGAAGTGGCCCCAGTGGGGACCCACATTTGCTGCAATcatgcctttgtttgtttgtgttttgtaggatgaatgttgtttttaagattttatttttatttatcttttatttgaTGGGAATGGTGCAGATTAGCATAGTTTATAGAGATTGCTCAGCTATTATTTATAGTTGGGCTTTTAATAGGAAAAGAACTGCTGTACTAAATGGGCTTTAGTAGCAGTTATGCTTTAGATCCACAGCAAAGATCTAAAAAGCTCTTTGTGTTCTTCTCTGAATGGACATATTATACCTTGTAACAGATTATTTTCAGTGATGATGCCACTGAAAAGCACATAAATGACATTCTTTGTTCAGTATGTACAGGTTATCAGTCATCACCTTGTTCGTCACTTGTATATAATAATTATGTATTTTGAAAGCAgccaaaaataaaagtttaaattggTAATGCATGTAGAATGTGTTAATGCTAACATTTCTGTTTAGGCTTTTACCTTCATGATCAAATAATGTTAAAATGCAATAGCTTTGTTTTAGTATGGTATTAATGCTACGTATGCAACAAGTAAGTACTGTAGTTTCTGTACAGAAGGAAGTCCTACATTGATTGCAGTCGAACCATCTCTTGTGTTTCCACTTTCCACAGAGCAGCATTCTGTTGTTGGCATTGAGAGAAAACGCTCCAGATTTGAGTGGGTTCACTTCAGATAATGCAGAGACGTCAGAAGCTGTCGTCATTGTCGTGTTTTACAAATTGTGCTCTACAAGATGAGAATGGCTCAAAAACTGACACAACATCATTAGCATTAATATTCTCTCCTATATTGTTACTTTATTACTAATCAAGCATACTGTAAATAACTTAACAATGGCTGAGCATAAAAATACCTGAATTTACAGTATTTGTAATAAACGGGGACTACATGAAGATCTGGCTTGTGCTTGCGTCCCTCTGTGATAATCTGTTGGTTGTGATTTTAGGATTCATGTTTTGGAGCTATG encodes the following:
- the trim24 gene encoding transcription intermediary factor 1-alpha isoform X3, translating into MDESAETVENDDIVIIVENEAESLPAEEERLKQATFGLMDTCPVCKLSFHNREPKLLPCLHSFCKRCLPAPFMSAEPRRDTQGQVDNSKPLVGIRCPVCRQECWEMDVLDNFFVKDSAEVPSSTVEKTTQVCMSCDDNTEATGYCVECVEFLCVTCIEAHQRVKFTRDHTIRQKEEMSPDAVSLSTQRPVFCDIHKQEPLKLFCETCDRLTCRDCQLLKHKDHNYQFLEDAYRNHRQCLETMTQQLQEKRKAIEEVSSCINGGLQQVEENRKAVTNEIKKSICNLIMEINRKGKILVNQLEALTKDHELGLKKQQEEVNSLGRHLDHVISFTKWATASHSGTALLYCKRLILYQIHYLMRAHCSPSTVPQSSVRFQCRSGFWATNVDLGSLVVERGPSRPPITNHQTGPRAEAPTGALSLSTQQRQSTLAQLQMQHPRGPPPNPWSWHQNVRLPGPPGPPPPTRPIHGGSSPSQGVPNMVQQGRRYGSSHPNPRSPTSSLLNNMSFPAAQSLRDLIHTSSFPPKPTDGSQGASRFPQPLTSGATTQMSLHQRCLPESSFLKRSEPGGSVPSITVSVPKPNFPPILASATADKTTMLNHMAGRGRQNSPMAKPSSSDRSMGTTSWKQTAEPPSAPASKRRRRTSPGPVIVIKDEPEDDDEVRFVQSSVGSSLPDSSTGAQSKPRQQQKGSPPAPPPGSDSKDRRPQPQSQPESEKRAEPEEDPNEDWCAVCQNGGELLCCDKCPKVFHLACHIPTLNESPSGEWFCSFCRDLVSPEMEYDCDSKDAPISEKFPPVDRRKCERLLLRLFCNDFSTDFQQPASPSETRRYKELIKTPMDLSIVKRKLESKSKDGESYVSPESFVADVRLIFFNCAKYYKPTSEVGSAGLYLEDYFEEQLKFIYPDRVFPGGREEQMIPPLEDEIDEEEEMMEDGAAAVKDKPQSPAGKGIPPVEEDTAPLEDRTTPAAKEKSEAETSEKKTGKAVAATEGGAPPADEVKQENVAAVKRAENSPATPSDTKDGVASSSTKEVKPRITTDTTTEPPEAPQEKSASADTVKEKR
- the trim24 gene encoding transcription intermediary factor 1-alpha isoform X2: MDESAETVENDDIVIIVENEAESLPAEEERLKQATFGLMDTCPVCKLSFHNREPKLLPCLHSFCKRCLPAPFMSAEPRRDTQGQVDNSKPLVGIRCPVCRQECWEMDVLDNFFVKDSAEVPSSTVEKTTQVCMSCDDNTEATGYCVECVEFLCVTCIEAHQRVKFTRDHTIRQKEEMSPDAVSLSTQRPVFCDIHKQEPLKLFCETCDRLTCRDCQLLKHKDHNYQFLEDAYRNHRQCLETMTQQLQEKRKAIEEVSSCINGGLQQVEENRKAVTNEIKKSICNLIMEINRKGKILVNQLEALTKDHELGLKKQQEEVNSLGRHLDHVISFTKWATASHSGTALLYCKRLILYQIHYLMRAHCSPSTVPQSSVRFQCRSGFWATNVDLGSLVVERGPSRPPITNHQTGPRAEAPTGALSLSTQQRQSTLAQLQMQVDKLSQQHPRGPPPNPWSWHQNVRLPGPPGPPPPTRPIHGGSSPSQGVPNMVQQGRRYGSSHPNPRSPTSSLLNNMSFPAAQSLRDLIHTSSFPPKPTDGSQGASRFPQPLTSGATTQMSLHQRCLPESSFLKRSEPGGSVPSITVSVPKPNFPPILASATADKTTMLNHMAGRGRQNSPMAKPSSSDRSMGTTSWKQTAEPPSAPASKRRRRTSPGPVIVIKDEPEDDDEVQSSVGSSLPDSSTGAQSKPRQQQKGSPPAPPPGSDSKDRRPQPQSQPESEKRAEPEEDPNEDWCAVCQNGGELLCCDKCPKVFHLACHIPTLNESPSGEWFCSFCRDLVSPEMEYDCDSKDAPISEKFPPVDRRKCERLLLRLFCNDFSTDFQQPASPSETRRYKELIKTPMDLSIVKRKLESKSKDGESYVSPESFVADVRLIFFNCAKYYKPTSEVGSAGLYLEDYFEEQLKFIYPDRVFPGGREEQMIPPLEDEIDEEEEMMEDGAAAVKDKPQSPAGKGIPPVEEDTAPLEDRTTPAAKEKSEAETSEKKTGKAVAATEGGAPPADEVKQENVAAVKRAENSPATPSDTKDGVASSSTKEVKPRITTDTTTEPPEAPQEKSASADTVKEKR
- the trim24 gene encoding transcription intermediary factor 1-alpha isoform X1 — translated: MDESAETVENDDIVIIVENEAESLPAEEERLKQATFGLMDTCPVCKLSFHNREPKLLPCLHSFCKRCLPAPFMSAEPRRDTQGQVDNSKPLVGIRCPVCRQECWEMDVLDNFFVKDSAEVPSSTVEKTTQVCMSCDDNTEATGYCVECVEFLCVTCIEAHQRVKFTRDHTIRQKEEMSPDAVSLSTQRPVFCDIHKQEPLKLFCETCDRLTCRDCQLLKHKDHNYQFLEDAYRNHRQCLETMTQQLQEKRKAIEEVSSCINGGLQQVEENRKAVTNEIKKSICNLIMEINRKGKILVNQLEALTKDHELGLKKQQEEVNSLGRHLDHVISFTKWATASHSGTALLYCKRLILYQIHYLMRAHCSPSTVPQSSVRFQCRSGFWATNVDLGSLVVERGPSRPPITNHQTGPRAEAPTGALSLSTQQRQSTLAQLQMQVDKLSQQHPRGPPPNPWSWHQNVRLPGPPGPPPPTRPIHGGSSPSQGVPNMVQQGRRYGSSHPNPRSPTSSLLNNMSFPAAQSLRDLIHTSSFPPKPTDGSQGASRFPQPLTSGATTQMSLHQRCLPESSFLKRSEPGGSVPSITVSVPKPNFPPILASATADKTTMLNHMAGRGRQNSPMAKPSSSDRSMGTTSWKQTAEPPSAPASKRRRRTSPGPVIVIKDEPEDDDEVRFVQSSVGSSLPDSSTGAQSKPRQQQKGSPPAPPPGSDSKDRRPQPQSQPESEKRAEPEEDPNEDWCAVCQNGGELLCCDKCPKVFHLACHIPTLNESPSGEWFCSFCRDLVSPEMEYDCDSKDAPISEKFPPVDRRKCERLLLRLFCNDFSTDFQQPASPSETRRYKELIKTPMDLSIVKRKLESKSKDGESYVSPESFVADVRLIFFNCAKYYKPTSEVGSAGLYLEDYFEEQLKFIYPDRVFPGGREEQMIPPLEDEIDEEEEMMEDGAAAVKDKPQSPAGKGIPPVEEDTAPLEDRTTPAAKEKSEAETSEKKTGKAVAATEGGAPPADEVKQENVAAVKRAENSPATPSDTKDGVASSSTKEVKPRITTDTTTEPPEAPQEKSASADTVKEKR